Proteins from a single region of Streptomyces sp. HUAS 15-9:
- a CDS encoding DUF2637 domain-containing protein produces MHRVLIGVVVSGAVIIAGIGFAGSYAAVRELALKKGFGNFSYVFPIGIDAGICVLLALDLLLTWIRIPFPLLRQTAWVLTAATIAFNGAAAWPDPLGVGMHAVIPVLFVVAVEAARHAIGRIADITADKHMEGVRLTRWVLSPVPTFLLWRRMKLWELRSYEQVIKLEQERLVYQARLQARFGRAWRRKAPVESLMPLRLARYGVPLADTAPAGLAAAGIEPALLPPAPAQSTGAGARELAAGDAVDASAVAAGNRAAGAAQVGAAAPPGEQRPGFVNRNAGHPEAQTADDQSPWFQSVDPQQIPYYGDYDPAYDPDQQYAQWYAEQQQAEQYYQEQGREQEQEPYTEPSPEETGSFPIPVGPGRTRELGEGGGSEPDEEAYYQVFKQSINGSYPTPREFGENVDAEFSITLPVEEAKRMVNRFTNRYNAELEEDHIA; encoded by the coding sequence ATGCACCGCGTTCTCATCGGCGTGGTCGTGTCCGGCGCCGTGATCATCGCCGGCATCGGCTTCGCCGGGTCGTACGCCGCGGTCCGCGAGCTGGCTCTCAAGAAGGGCTTCGGGAACTTCTCCTACGTCTTCCCGATCGGCATCGACGCGGGCATCTGCGTCCTGCTCGCCCTGGACCTGCTCCTGACCTGGATCCGGATCCCCTTCCCGCTCCTGCGCCAGACGGCCTGGGTCCTGACGGCGGCCACGATCGCCTTCAACGGCGCGGCCGCCTGGCCGGACCCGCTGGGCGTCGGCATGCACGCGGTGATCCCGGTCCTGTTCGTGGTCGCCGTCGAGGCGGCCCGGCACGCGATCGGCCGGATCGCCGACATCACCGCCGACAAGCACATGGAGGGCGTCCGTCTCACCCGCTGGGTGCTCTCCCCGGTGCCGACCTTCCTCCTGTGGCGACGTATGAAGCTGTGGGAGCTCCGCTCCTACGAGCAGGTCATCAAGCTGGAGCAGGAACGCCTCGTCTACCAGGCCCGCCTCCAGGCCCGCTTCGGCCGAGCCTGGCGCCGCAAGGCCCCGGTCGAGTCCCTGATGCCCCTGCGCCTGGCCCGCTACGGCGTCCCCCTGGCGGACACGGCCCCGGCGGGCCTGGCAGCGGCGGGCATCGAACCGGCCTTGCTGCCTCCGGCGCCGGCGCAGTCCACCGGAGCGGGCGCACGGGAGCTGGCGGCGGGCGACGCGGTCGATGCCTCCGCTGTAGCTGCGGGCAATCGTGCCGCTGGGGCGGCACAGGTGGGCGCAGCGGCACCTCCCGGCGAGCAGCGCCCCGGCTTCGTCAACCGCAATGCGGGGCACCCGGAAGCACAGACCGCCGACGACCAAAGCCCCTGGTTCCAGTCGGTCGACCCCCAGCAGATCCCCTACTACGGCGACTACGACCCGGCCTACGACCCGGACCAGCAGTACGCCCAGTGGTACGCGGAACAGCAGCAGGCCGAGCAGTACTACCAGGAACAGGGCCGGGAGCAGGAGCAGGAGCCGTACACAGAACCCTCTCCGGAGGAGACCGGCAGCTTCCCCATCCCGGTGGGCCCGGGCCGCACCCGCGAACTCGGCGAGGGCGGCGGCTCCGAGCCGGACGAGGAGGCCTACTACCAGGTCTTCAAGCAGTCGATCAACGGCAGCTACCCGACCCCGCGCGAGTTCGGCGAGAACGTCGACGCGGAGTTCAGCATCACCCTCCCCGTGGAGGAGGCCAAGCGCATGGTCAACCGCTTCACGAACCGCTACAACGCGGAGCTGGAAGAGGACCACATCGCATAG
- a CDS encoding DUF3558 family protein, translating into MRDQRDRRAGRLRRVLVCAAAVPVVFVAAGCSSDSGSDGSGSGGTGQSASTDSSKGSTSASPTVQAARYHKLPGACGALSKKTLGELIPEGSKSGKEGTSDDIESRASCSWNSLDSNGVKGSQFRWLNVSLLRFDSDVSRGSGESQAKAYYTKQVQGAQGVTGAKNSKSVPVSGVGNEAMAVRYDLKKKEGSFKQTTVVARVENVVITLDYNGAGLAGEKTPDATELTRDAEKATKEVVAAVTSANGTNAGTTKPSPSQSASKAAGGSSSKTASASPSKSASKKS; encoded by the coding sequence ATGCGTGACCAGCGTGACCGGCGAGCGGGGCGACTCCGCCGCGTCCTTGTCTGCGCGGCCGCCGTCCCCGTGGTGTTCGTCGCCGCCGGCTGCTCCTCGGACTCCGGCTCCGACGGCAGCGGCAGTGGCGGCACCGGGCAGAGCGCGAGCACCGACTCGAGTAAGGGCTCCACGAGCGCCTCGCCGACCGTGCAGGCGGCCAGGTACCACAAGCTGCCCGGGGCGTGCGGCGCGCTCTCGAAGAAGACTCTGGGCGAACTGATACCGGAGGGGTCGAAGTCGGGCAAGGAGGGCACATCGGATGATATCGAATCCCGTGCCAGCTGCTCCTGGAACAGCCTCGACAGCAACGGCGTGAAGGGCTCGCAGTTCCGCTGGCTCAACGTCTCCCTCCTCCGCTTCGACTCCGACGTCAGCCGCGGCTCGGGCGAGAGCCAGGCCAAGGCGTACTACACCAAGCAGGTCCAGGGCGCCCAGGGCGTGACCGGCGCCAAGAACTCGAAGTCGGTGCCGGTCTCCGGTGTGGGCAACGAGGCCATGGCGGTGCGCTACGACCTGAAGAAGAAGGAAGGCAGCTTCAAGCAGACGACGGTCGTGGCGCGCGTCGAGAACGTCGTCATCACCCTCGACTACAACGGCGCGGGCCTGGCCGGCGAGAAAACCCCGGACGCCACCGAACTCACCAGGGACGCGGAGAAGGCGACCAAGGAGGTCGTGGCCGCGGTGACCTCGGCGAACGGCACGAACGCGGGCACGACGAAGCCCTCGCCTTCCCAGTCGGCGTCGAAGGCGGCGGGCGGATCCTCGTCGAAGACCGCGAGCGCCTCTCCGTCGAAGTCAGCGTCCAAGAAGAGCTGA
- a CDS encoding DUF3558 domain-containing protein, with translation MRRKAYVTGIAALLAALLAGCTGGSDGSSPTDDANPGEAGTATVAAQPGKYRTLPEACGAVSHDTLDSLLPGIKQITDPDQRDRAYRGAATLTYDTDRKVGCRWKVESADATDHLLVDFERVVSYDNAVSDDDEAAQLFATEQTAADLPAPSASTSSPTASSSPSASASASGSTDPSSSASPSTEAASADLQPRTLDDLGDEAFLDDQLSNSGSTAEQRTVTVVFRTSNVIVTIQYDEQPTAIGTAPDSKEMQDRAQNLAGRLDDTLGG, from the coding sequence GTGCGGCGGAAGGCATACGTAACCGGCATCGCCGCCCTCCTGGCGGCCCTGCTGGCCGGCTGCACCGGAGGCTCGGACGGAAGCAGTCCGACGGACGACGCGAACCCCGGCGAGGCCGGCACGGCCACCGTCGCCGCCCAGCCCGGCAAGTACCGCACACTCCCGGAGGCCTGCGGCGCTGTGAGTCACGACACGCTCGACTCCCTGCTGCCCGGCATCAAGCAGATCACGGACCCGGACCAGCGGGACCGGGCGTACCGGGGCGCAGCGACGCTGACGTACGACACCGACCGCAAGGTCGGCTGCCGCTGGAAGGTCGAGTCCGCCGACGCCACCGACCATCTGCTCGTCGACTTCGAGCGGGTCGTGTCCTACGACAACGCGGTCAGCGACGACGACGAGGCCGCGCAGCTCTTCGCCACCGAGCAGACCGCGGCCGACCTCCCCGCGCCCAGCGCGTCGACGTCCTCGCCCACGGCATCGTCGTCGCCATCGGCATCGGCATCGGCATCGGGTTCGACCGACCCGAGCTCCTCCGCGTCCCCCTCCACCGAGGCCGCCTCGGCCGACCTCCAGCCCCGCACCCTCGACGATCTCGGCGACGAGGCGTTCCTCGACGACCAGCTGAGCAACTCCGGATCGACGGCCGAACAGCGAACGGTGACTGTGGTGTTCCGCACGTCCAACGTGATTGTGACCATCCAGTACGACGAGCAGCCGACGGCCATCGGCACGGCCCCGGACAGCAAGGAAATGCAGGACAGGGCCCAGAATCTGGCCGGCCGGCTGGACGACACGCTGGGCGGCTGA
- a CDS encoding RtcB family protein translates to MSYVEMAGAKVPIRMWADPATVEDVALQQLRNVATLPWIKGLAVMPDVHFGKGATVGSVIAMRGAVCPAAVGVDIGCGMSAVKTSLTANDLPGDLSRLRSKIEQAIPVGRGMHDEPVDPGQLYGLATGGWGGFWGRFDGVADAVKFREERATKQIGTLGSGNHFIEVCLDADGCVWLMLHSGSRNIGKELAEHHIGVAQKLPHNQGLIDRDLAVFVADTPQMAAYEHDLYWAQEYAKYNRSIMMALLKDVVRKEFKKVKVTFEPEVSCHHNYVSRERYEGMDLLVTRKGAIRAGSGEYGIIPGSMGTGSYIVRGLGNEKSFNSASHGAGRRMSRNAAKRRFSTKDLEDQTRGVECRKDSGVVDEIPGAYKPIEQVIDQQRDLVEVVAKLKQVVCVKG, encoded by the coding sequence ATGTCGTACGTGGAAATGGCGGGCGCGAAGGTCCCGATCCGTATGTGGGCCGACCCCGCGACGGTCGAGGACGTCGCGCTGCAGCAGCTGCGCAATGTGGCGACCCTGCCGTGGATCAAGGGCCTGGCCGTGATGCCGGACGTGCACTTCGGCAAGGGCGCGACGGTCGGTTCGGTCATCGCGATGCGGGGTGCGGTGTGCCCCGCGGCGGTGGGGGTGGACATCGGCTGCGGGATGTCGGCGGTGAAGACGTCGCTGACCGCGAACGACCTCCCCGGCGATCTGTCCCGTCTGCGGTCGAAGATCGAGCAGGCGATTCCGGTGGGGCGGGGGATGCATGACGAGCCCGTTGATCCGGGACAGCTGTACGGGCTTGCCACCGGTGGGTGGGGCGGCTTCTGGGGGCGGTTCGACGGGGTCGCCGACGCCGTGAAGTTCCGCGAGGAGCGCGCGACGAAGCAGATAGGCACGCTCGGCTCCGGCAATCATTTTATTGAGGTATGTCTGGATGCAGACGGTTGTGTCTGGTTGATGCTGCACTCCGGATCCCGCAACATCGGCAAGGAACTCGCCGAGCACCACATAGGCGTGGCTCAGAAGCTTCCGCACAACCAGGGCCTGATCGACCGTGACCTCGCGGTCTTCGTCGCGGACACCCCGCAGATGGCGGCGTACGAGCACGACCTCTACTGGGCTCAGGAGTACGCGAAGTACAACCGGTCGATCATGATGGCGCTCCTGAAGGACGTGGTCCGCAAGGAGTTCAAGAAGGTCAAGGTGACCTTCGAGCCCGAGGTGAGCTGCCACCACAACTATGTGAGCCGTGAACGCTACGAGGGCATGGACCTGCTCGTGACCCGCAAGGGAGCGATCCGCGCGGGCTCCGGCGAGTACGGGATCATCCCGGGCTCGATGGGCACGGGTTCGTACATCGTGCGTGGCCTCGGGAACGAGAAGTCCTTCAACTCGGCCTCGCACGGCGCCGGCCGGCGCATGAGCCGCAACGCGGCCAAGCGCCGGTTCTCGACGAAGGACCTGGAGGATCAGACGCGGGGCGTGGAGTGCCGCAAGGACTCCGGCGTCGTCGACGAGATCCCGGGTGCCTACAAGCCGATCGAGCAGGTCATCGACCAGCAGCGGGACCTTGTCGAGGTCGTGGCGAAGCTCAAGCAGGTGGTGTGTGTGAAGGGCTGA
- a CDS encoding tyrosine-protein phosphatase gives MDRHIAFDNLHNFRDLGGYSTPDGRRRIRPGLLYRADSLGRLAEGTTDWDRFLSLGTGTVLDLRHPWEAKAQGRVPEHPSLAYHNLSIEHRPYDQPSQSPETAPGPYLSERYLEVAADGTKEMAAALELIAESAASGTPLVFHCASGKDRTGQLAATVLTLLGIDEPTIVEDFTLTELAAPALLSDWRRRNEGRTPTWPYVGRAPASVMHLFLTAMRERYGSIDSYVTDTLGLDAKALTHSLRASLLEPTPTAWPPLTYRRATPADTALLVRLRDAAALWQLARGIDQWKPGEKDEAHFRTRMREGEVWLAHAGGHLAGAWELWWDDPAAWGPRPPDAGYIHRLMTTPHTSPPATGRHMLTEAESRITATGRPYARLDCLTSNPRLRAYYESAGYTVVGEQRAKDGGLGSPYAVILLEKRL, from the coding sequence GTGGACCGACACATAGCCTTCGACAACCTGCACAACTTCCGTGACCTGGGCGGCTATTCGACACCGGACGGCCGTCGGCGCATCCGCCCGGGCCTGCTGTACCGGGCCGACTCCCTGGGCAGGCTGGCCGAGGGCACAACGGACTGGGACCGCTTCCTGTCCCTGGGGACAGGCACGGTGCTGGATCTGCGCCACCCCTGGGAGGCAAAGGCCCAGGGCCGCGTCCCCGAGCACCCCTCCCTCGCGTACCACAACCTGAGCATCGAGCACCGCCCCTACGACCAGCCGTCGCAGTCCCCCGAAACAGCCCCGGGCCCCTATCTCTCCGAGCGCTACCTGGAAGTGGCGGCGGACGGCACGAAGGAGATGGCCGCGGCCCTGGAGCTGATCGCGGAATCGGCCGCCTCCGGCACTCCCCTGGTCTTCCACTGCGCCTCGGGCAAGGACCGCACGGGCCAACTGGCCGCGACGGTACTGACGTTGCTGGGCATCGACGAGCCGACCATCGTCGAGGACTTCACCCTCACGGAACTCGCCGCCCCCGCTCTCCTGTCCGACTGGCGGCGCAGAAACGAGGGCCGCACCCCGACGTGGCCGTACGTCGGCCGGGCCCCGGCATCGGTGATGCACCTGTTCCTGACGGCCATGCGGGAGCGCTACGGCTCGATCGACTCCTACGTCACCGACACCCTGGGCCTGGACGCGAAGGCCCTCACACATTCCCTCCGCGCGAGCCTCCTGGAACCGACCCCGACGGCCTGGCCCCCGCTGACGTACCGCAGGGCGACACCGGCCGACACCGCCCTGCTGGTCCGTCTCCGCGACGCCGCGGCCCTGTGGCAGCTGGCCCGGGGCATCGACCAGTGGAAGCCGGGCGAGAAGGACGAGGCCCACTTCCGCACCCGGATGCGCGAAGGCGAGGTCTGGCTGGCACACGCGGGCGGCCACCTGGCGGGCGCCTGGGAACTGTGGTGGGACGACCCCGCGGCCTGGGGCCCCCGCCCACCCGACGCCGGCTACATCCACCGCCTGATGACCACCCCGCACACGTCCCCACCCGCCACGGGCCGCCACATGCTGACGGAGGCGGAGTCCCGCATCACGGCAACGGGCCGCCCCTACGCCCGCCTCGACTGCCTGACCTCCAACCCCCGCCTGCGCGCCTACTACGAGTCGGCGGGCTACACGGTGGTCGGCGAACAGAGAGCCAAGGACGGGGGGTTGGGCAGCCCGTACGCGGTGATCTTGCTGGAGAAGCGGCTGTAG